The nucleotide sequence TTTCATAAAGAGAATTAGGGAGGGTATCTAACGAATTGCTCCACTTAATTATCATCATCAAAACGCGCTCCGCCTTGTGCATCTTTTAATGGACCAAACATGTGGTAATCACATGGTGAAAGATCAGGACTTTATGCAGGATGTTCAACGAGAGTCCAATGCATTGTCGCCATTTTTTTCTTGTGTTAGGGTAGCTGTATGTGGTCGGGCGTTGTTATGCAAGAGCAACACATCTCGTATACGACATCGCCGTCTTTTGGACCTATAGGCAGCTCAGACACGGTTAAAAAGACTATAGTAATAAGCGGCATTAATGGTTCGTCTCTCGTGAAGAGAATCCAGCAACAAAACGTCACGATAATTCCAAAACAGTCGCTAAAACTTTGCTGTGGACAAACGAGTTTTCGCCTTTATCGGACAATTTTTGGACGTCGCACATAAGGTTATTTCATCAATCTGGCTGGCCAAAATGATTTATCGCGTTATTTAACTTTAATGTTTCTTTTAATATATTGTATGAAAGGAAAGTATCTCTgatagtttattaaaaaaacaagtaggtatagaatatttttttatgtacaaacaaaaataaaaaaaatgcaattgtaaatgtaataaaaaattggtAATTAAATTGAAATAACATCAAATGGACTATGAATTCCAGGGTTCTTCCTCTGAGTCATCTGTTTCATCTTCAACTAGTCCTTCGGACTCCGAGTTATTAACATTTTGGTCTAAATCAGCTGGAATCAACCTCAAGTATTTGAGGATTTTGTCTGTTTTGGTCTTAAACAAGTAATTAAAGGATCAGAGCTTAACAGAAATATATTCAAGACGTCTAGATTGCATTCCACCATTGAAAATTTTCGTGCGAAGCTGTTACGGTACATCCTGAAATGTTTATGTCGGGTTTCTGTGGCTTAAGAATTTGGCTTGCTGTCTATTAGTTTTTGACCATCTTCTTATAAATTCACTTTTACGCTTCAACTCTTTTATTTGGTCTTGACTATGATCTTCATGTGTTAAAAGCTCATTttctaaataatttatttctgcTTCAAAATTCGGCAAGTTTTGTTCTTGCATTTTATCgtataatttttttctagaaaTTACTCTGTAGTTTGAACCACTTGGTATGTCTAAAACAAAAAAGAATTGTGTTACAAGCTGAAAAAAAATTAGGTTTTGTGCAATTCGGTTCTTAAACTACCTCaattaaaatgtaaatataacGAAAAAGAGCAAAAAATAGCAGGTGATTTCTCTACTATCACATTTTCACATTTCAAGAGGTCTATAAAATTAAtcccaataaaaaaatatgaccgGGAAGCACCCTGAAGTATAACTAATTTCTTTAGaactttaaaaataaatcaaattttaaataaaaaaatgataaagtTCCATACGCTGTTTAGAAACCGCATTCTACaaatatagtatatagtataagATAACACATATTAATATGTGATCTTACCTGTATTTTCAAGATCCATAATTGTTTACACTGTAACAATCTCCCAGTAGATAGTATTTAATCTCAAACTTAGCGATTACACTTTAATAGCGAAAATCGTTTACACTGTGAACGATGATGGTCAAGTTTTGACTGGTTATTGCCTGAGCAGGCGATAGCGTGGGAGCGGGAAAGAGTTTGCCTAGTATGTAGCTACTATCGGGCTAATAGAAGACGTAGTTTATTTTATCCTAAAAGATGTTTGACAAAATTGACTTTTGGTAAGCCAGATCGGCGAAATACCCCTATGTGCATCGTTAATGACTTTTGTTTTGCACTGCATCTCGTCCTTCACGAACTTGTCTATGCCAAAATTTCACTTGTGTACTGGACAATGTTGATTCctcatattaattttttaatcttCGCCAAATTTCAGAGGTACcaacattttattttgtaaaGAATTTGATAACAATGCGTTGTGCAACAGAACATAGCACTACTCTCTCGCTCATCACAACAGTAGCTGACTGCACGTCATTAGAGAGCAGCCGGTAGCGCGTAGTCACACATTAGACTATAACCTTCCACCACAGGACTAATTTCGACATATTCACCAGTTTATTCTCAGCACGTACAAACTAtaagcaaattttttatttcagatgAAGCTAGACCTAGATATCATGTCCATCGCAAAAAAATGACTGTTAGCGAAAAATTGCTCTAAATTGATATTTgcaaatgaatatttttggctgaaaatttcTGTTAGAATACCTACTTCAAGTACCATAATTTTATGTattaattacaaaataaataattcttagttttcgcaatataattttttttaaagtaatttttttataaacttaagacctatgtaacccctttgCTAGTAACAGCTTTAAGCTTCAATCTTTACTAAGATTTTTATACATGTTGTTTCGAACAAGATAACTTTTACTTTGAACTAATTTATTTTCTTGATCTACTCCTTACTATCGCCAGGGATCGATGTAAAACTAATTAAATTAGGTTAGCTGCACATACAATATTGGAAATCCAATCAAATTTCGCTCTTTCTACAAATGTTTAACTTTTCATTGCTTTTCTGACAACCAGACTTTTCTACTGACACTAACAAttctaaattttataaaatagctTAGGAGAGACTTAAATACTAACTTTGTTTACAACTCGTAGATAGCGACTGAAAAACTTCCTGACTGGACTTCTTCACTAACTAATTTTCTAATTTGTTCTTAGTCCAAAATAATGGAATAAACATACTGACACACAGGTATAAAAACTTACCTATTATTATGGCGGTATCGAGAAACAAGACACATATGTTTTGTACATGAACGATCCGTGGATTCATCAATGattaatgaaaatttgaatttgcttaaaaatttacAAATTTCTTCTTTGTTTCTCCTTTTAATTACATTTGTACAATGGAAGCGCATTTAGTACGGCagcatttaatttttttgcatcttCAGAATTTGGACAATCTTTTCTCATTAAATATGGCAAATTTTGCCACTAAACTATATGACAAATTGTGTTCAGTCACAAGTGTGACAATCTGTTGACCAGTCATTCCTTTAAGAATTGTCATATTTTTAATGTGCTTTACATTTTTGTAGATTTGCAATCCTAAATATGCATCGCACTATCCTGGTGACGAACCAATGCTAGTCTTCCTGTAGACTTGACtgaaatttatttattacaaaatcGGTACATTGCGAAATATTCATTTTTACAATGTATTGGTGTTGGTATTACAATTCTCTATTGTAGGCTTTTATGTGTTGGCAACACCTGTGAGTGACACAAGCGACAAGTGTCAATGTCAACAAGAACTTTGTAACATAACCAGGTATTTATCTtcaaataaaaacgtttattttgtCATCGTATTATTTGTCTGAGTATTTCCATCTATAAGCAGACTATTTCCATCACGCATTCCTAGAGGTTATGGGCCCAGAATTGTGGAAATTTAAGACGCTATAGTGGTAAATTAGAAATCAAAAGTGTTTACGAAACGTGGTACGGAAGTCAACGACAAAAATGGCGGAAGCAAATTTTGTTAACATCAAACTCTTTGATGGAAATAATTTCCCCAACTGGTTATTCAGAGTGAAATTGTTATTGGAACAAGCTGGTATCTTAGCTGTACTATCCCAAGATGAACCCGCAGCCACGGCAGATGATGTCGCTCGAAAACTATATAAGAAAAACGATGTCAAAGCCCAGATTCTAATTGTGCAATGTTTGCATGACAATATACTGGAAATGATTTAATCAAATACCTCAGCAAAACAGATTATTGGTACACTGGAAAATACTTACCGAAAGAAGGGAATTTCGACACAGGTTCAACTGCAGCAGAAACTAAGGTCCATTGAAATACACAACAGGgtctttaaatatatttttaacagAATTCAGTCAAACCGTGTGGGAACTTAAAAGTGCAGGAGGTCAAATACAAGATAGTGAAGTTGTATCACAGTTAGTATCGGCAATGCCTGAATCATATCAAGCAGTTACTACAgcaattgatattatgttttgtCAAGATGAAACTAAAGTTACATTAGACTTTGTTAAAAACAAGCTACTAATGGTGTTACGTTCCAAATTTGAAGTAGAAAGCCCCACCTCTATTTTCAataatttaaacaattcttgacATGTTAAATCGGTTGCCTATTTTAAGTATAATTGACATTATAATCAAGGTGGCGAAAAGTGAAACCTTAGTAGTTTTTAAATAGGGGTAATGCCTATCAAATTTTTCTGAAGTTAAGGGAAAAAGTCCACTTTTGTGAAGAAACTAATTTAGATCGTTCTTCCTAGAGATATCTTGGAATATTTAGGATCACAAAATTTAAATGTTTGAATTTCGGTATTATTCGGTGACCTCCGTGTGTCCAGTGTGTCAGACGTTCGGGAACACAACGGAGAAGAACGTGATTTTGGGTTTGACGGTTGCACCTGAAAGTTCGTGCTAGTTTAAAAACggcattctgtttttttttgctgCTGTTCCATGTGGGATCTGGTCTAGTACAAACTGTGTGGATGTTCAAGGGGGATTTGCCGCCTTCGTGGAAGGATTTTTGGAAATATCCATACCTTCGTTAAAAGCGGATTTAGCGTGCACGTGCCTATCCCAAACTCGCATTTAAATCAAGAAATTAGCCTTTACTCACGAGTCCAATTTGGAATATTTTAAACCCCTAAACTGGCTCAAAAGGGTTAGTGTTAGAAcatttcgttttttttaattaatgaaaAAGTTATAGTTATTTTTTATCCCATCTCTAGAAGAAAGCTATTCATATTTTCATAAGTTGCCATACATTCAAAGTTGTTGCaaagttttttttacttttacaaGTTTTTTTCTTAATTATCGTCAAAAGGCAGATAAACAAATTGTTAAAATCTATATCTTTATttccaaataattattttaaacacGTATGGTAATTAGTGTTTTCTTTTTTCAGGGTTCTTCTTCTTGTTTCTGTCTGGCTGTAATTTTCAACTTGTCCAACATTGTCATACAAGTTTATGTACATCGGTACATCGTATTTTTGGAGTTCTGATCTACCTAATTAAGTCGCAGTGGATTTACGAATGGTACTCTTGGAGTTTGGAGTGGAGACACACTGTCCTATAACGAGGAGGCCACGCGGTGAAGTATATATTTGATTGAATATTCGAGGTATGGATCGATAATTAATTTTCGACGGAAAATTTAAGCGCCGCGCCGTCTAATTTGTTTATGGGATACAATAGTTTTTTAAAGATTATTTGcggtttgtttttattttaatatttacaaatacTATACACAGTTTTTAAAGATTATTTGCGGTTTAGTTTATTCGTTTAATATTTACACATGCCTAGTATAATTTTGTAAACTGCGTCTAAGGGGGggttaaatatttgaaatagatttatttttttatattattgtcTGCGCAAGCACTTGAGCTCTCGTGGTGTCCTATTtgggttaattatttttttgttggtaTTAAACCACACACCCCTTAGCGTCCGGTACTTTTTTACACACCTTTTACCGTGCAATTAAATAGAAATAACATATGCATTTTTGTTAGGCAAGTAGAAGCCgcatttttatattctttttttattaaacatatcgtaaagttaaataaaataattgtaatatgTAATTGTTTTCAAATATCTTGggaatatatttattaaaattgaatAATTGCTAATCTCAGacaatttcatttatttttttttatttattcaggtTGTACCTATTGGTAAGTTGGTGGTTTATTAAATAGTAACGTAGGGAAGGATGTGGGCCAATTTACCTGGCGCCCCTTATATAACttctgattatttttattttgtggaCCGTACGACCATCTCCACTGTTTTGTCTAGCCGCGAGCCATTCCCAGACTGTCACCGTATAGTAATTTTCTCTCGGGGTGTACGTCTGATTTATATGTGGtacattttgtaattttttttttatatagattcGGTTCTGTACGCCACAATGGAAGAGGCAAGGCACAATAAAAATGATCCTGAAACAAATCCTGATGTTGCATTTGTAGCAAAGAAACAGCCATGGAATAAATGGAAGAATAAAGCTGGAGCGAGTAATGGTAATgaaataaataatcaaaaatttcaatttaaatttcACAAATGTGGAGAAATTGGTCACAAGCGCTATCAGTGTTGGAAAATTAAGAATGGAAATAGGGCATTCCCAGCAGAAACCGATGAGAAGGTAACATTTTTGACTGCAGATGAAACCACCTTAGTTAGCAACTCAGAATCTGGTGAAATAAGTTTCATAATAGACAGTGGTGCTACAAATCATTTAGTTACAAAGGATGTTGAAATGTTTTTAGGTAATATCCAGGAAGTAATGTATAACATAAATGTAGCAAAGAAGGGTCAATCATTGGAGGCAACAAAACAAGGTGATTTGAATCTACAAGCAGTAAATGGTAACCAAATTGGTTCTGTAATCGACTTTCATATAATTTAATGTCTGTGAAGAAAATGGAAGAAGCAGGTCTTCAAATTGTATTCAAAGATAATAAGGTCAACATAATGAAAGGAAATAATGCTGTGATAACAGGTGAGTTAAGAAATAACGTATATATTGTTAAACTAAGATGTAGACCTTCACCAGAAGCACAAATTCCAGCTGTTGAACGTAATGTGCTAATGCATAGGAAAATGGGTCATTCTGCAAAGTATCCTGTATCTGGTATATGTGAAATCTGCTTAAAAGGAAAACAATCACGATTACCGTTTCATAGCATTGATGCTGAAAGAAAAGCAAAAAGAATTTTAGAAGTCGTATCAACAAATTTGTGTGGTCCTATAGATCCAATAACTCATGATAATAAAACTTATTTTGTAACATTTATAGATCATTATTCACATTTTTGTATGTTATTTAATTGAGAGGAAATCAGAGGTAATAGATAAATTTAAAGAATATATTGATATGGTCACTGCtaaatttaatgtaaaaattGAACGTATAAGATACGATAAAGGAGGTGAATACTCCTCAAAAGCTTTTAAAAGATTATGTTCAAATAATGGAATCAAAATTCAGTATACAGTACCTAGGAATCCAGAACAAAATGGTGTTTCTGAACGTTTTAACACAATCATTATGAAAAAGCAAGATGTTTAGTTTTTGATTCAAATTTAGATTAAAGCATATGGGGTGAAGCTGTGAGAGTAGCAGCATACTTAATTAATAGAACTGAAACTCGAACTTTACCTGATAACAAAACACCCGCTGAAATTTGGTATGGTGAAAAGTCAAATATGGAAAAGATAAAATTATTTGGTTGTAATGCTTATAATCTATTTCCTAAAGAAAATAGGAAATCTGTGAAAATAGGAAGTTTGATCCTCGTAGTGAAAAGCTGGTTATGGCAGGCTATTCAGATAACGGTTACAGATTATGGAATccaaaagaaagaaaaataatccATGCATGGAATGTAATTTTTGATGAGAATTCAATTGAAAATGATAAAATTAGATTTGCTGAGAATGAACAAATTGCTCAAATTCGAACCGAAATGGGAGTGGAAAATATTCCTGAAATAATCACTGACCAAGAAAATatacacgaagaagaagaagaagtagttgAAAGAATTAATGAAAACAGAAGAAGTACACGAAACAAAAAGAGACCACATATCTTGTAGATTATGATTGTGAATACAATACAGAGATGAATCTACTAGCAGCTTTGTCAGTAGGACAATTTCTTGATAATGTTCCTGAAACCTTCTCTGAAGCAGTCAAGGACGTGGAATGGAAACAAGCAATCAGCGATGAACTTCAGTCATTGGAAGAAAACAATACGTGGACTTTAGTGAAACAACCACAAAATGTGAGTGTAATATATTTAAAGTGGGTTTTTCGTGAAAAAGAAGTGAATGGAAACGTAGTTAAGAAAGCTAGATTGGTAGCTCGATGCTTCCAATAGAGTAATATTAGTGAAAATGTGTATGCGCCAGTAGCAAGAATGGCTACAATTAGGGTATTATTGTCATTGTATGTAGAATATGATCTTTTTGTAAAACAGCTAGATATTAAGTCCGCTTTCCTTTACGGAACATTGAAAGAACCAGTATATATGTATCAACCAGAAGCAACCTAAACTTAATCTGTCAATCTGTAAAGATAAAGATTTGGTAGGAAATCTTAAGTTACCTTATAAGgaatcagtggcggatccagggcaTGATTTCGGGGGGGGGGCAAGGAGAATTATGTGGGGAACCTTCCAAGGGGTCTGGGTCTGGAAAAATGTAACTGAAAACTCGTGTTTTTAGACAATCTAGAGACTAAAACATGATcatattttgtaatttaaatCTATAGTTTTTAATTGGATTTATTCATTAAAGCCTACTTGGTTAGGgaaataaaaacacaaaacacTTTTTTGAAGattcaaaattactttattatttacatactttCTCCATAAAACTTAAACAATAAAGTCCAGCCTTCTTTTTCCTCCTTTAGCATAACGCTCAATTACGTTCTCAACATTCAGCTCAATATCACGATGTATGTATAAAAGGCACAATCCATTCAACCTCTCTTCAACCATTCTTGTCCGTAGCCAGGATTTAACGAGCTTAAGGCTGCTGAATGACCTTTCAACACTTGCAACACTTACTGGTAGTGTGATAAGTATTTGTAGAAGTGTTCGTACAGTTGGAAACATATCTCCATCGCAGCATTTGAGTACTTCTATGGCACAGTTTGGAATTTTTATTCCTTCTTCTTTCTCCCTTGACCACTTCGCTATCCAAATGCTTAACTCTCCTTCCAGTACAACTTCAGAATCACTGGCCAAAagagttttaaagttctggcaaaCTTTCTGCAGCCTCACGTTCAACTCCAAGCATTTTTCGCTGACATTGGTGTTCAACATATTTGCAGGCATTAAAAGGTTGAGGTCAAAGCACAATAGGTTTTCTTCGGAGAACCTGGTTTGTAGATCAGTGATGACATTGTCGAGAAGTGGTATATACATGGACATTCTATAATATTCCATCCCTGTCTCTGCTTCGTAGTTTTCTCTATGCCTTTGGCTTTTCACTACTCTGGGCATTTTGAGCTGCACACCCAGCTTTTCAGAGGTAGTTAGAGCTTCCAAGTATAACTCTGTGAAATGATCATCACAATTTCGTCTCCTATCCTTCAGACATGTCAGTGTGTCTGTCACTGCATTGGAAGCCTTGTTCAAGTCTAAGTTTGGTTTTTGCAATAACTTGCTTAGGGGAAGGGTCCTTTTCAGAATATCTACCAGACAAACGCAAGAAAAAATGAATTCAGTGCTTGTTATTGAGTTGATATACAACACGGCCTTTTTGGCTGACTCGGACTCTTTCCATTCGCTTATCTCTGTAAATGAATCGACAATTTCTGGCAatgcacaaaaaaataaaattactgcATCATGTCTATCTACCCACCTAGTTTCACAGAGGCTCACTAGTTGCCCTCCTACGTGTTCAGTTAGAACAGCATTCCTTTTTGCTGAC is from Diabrotica virgifera virgifera chromosome 9, PGI_DIABVI_V3a and encodes:
- the LOC126891440 gene encoding 52 kDa repressor of the inhibitor of the protein kinase-like, with product MPLMLIIMKEVIHFYNQSAKRNAVLTEHVGGQLVSLCETRWVDRHDAVILFFCALPEIVDSFTEISEWKESESAKKAVLYINSITSTEFIFSCVCLVDILKRTLPLSKLLQKPNLDLNKASNAVTDTLTCLKDRRRNCDDHFTELYLEALTTSEKLGVQLKMPRVVKSQRHRENYEAETGMEYYRMSMYIPLLDNVITDLQTRFSEENLLCFDLNLLMPANMLNTNVSEKCLELNVRLQKVCQNFKTLLASDSEVVLEGELSIWIAKWSREKEEGIKIPNCAIEVLKCCDGDMFPTVRTLLQILITLPVSVASVERSFSSLKLVKSWLRTRMVEERLNGLCLLYIHRDIELNVENVIERYAKGGKRRLDFIV